A stretch of the Prochlorococcus marinus str. MIT 0918 genome encodes the following:
- the hemH gene encoding ferrochelatase, with protein MARIGVLLMNLGGPERIKDVGPFLYNLFSDPEIIRLPIPFFQKPLAWLISTLRSSKSQRAYEAIGGGSPLRRITEQQARELQSELRKRGVDATSYIAMRYWHPFTESAVEDIKADEIDQVVVLPLYPHFSISTSGSSFRELRRLRELDKDFKKLSIKCIRSWFDNPGYISSMAELIQREILLCESPEKVHICFTAHGVPKSYVEEAGDPYKNEIEDCSLLIIDQLETSLGFSNSYTLSYQSRVGPEEWLQPYTENVLEDLGNRNTKEIVVVPISFVSEHIETLQEIDIEYKEIALDQGITNFRRVKALDTYPLFINGLADLVISCLKEKNMSLDEAAKLPDKVKLYPQEKWQWGWNNSAEVWNGRVAMFVFIVCFLELIIGNGPLHYLGLI; from the coding sequence ATGGCTCGTATAGGTGTCTTATTGATGAATCTTGGGGGACCTGAGAGAATTAAAGATGTAGGACCTTTTTTATATAATCTTTTTTCTGACCCAGAGATCATTAGACTTCCTATTCCATTTTTTCAAAAACCTCTTGCATGGTTAATAAGTACTCTTAGAAGTTCAAAGTCTCAAAGGGCTTACGAAGCAATTGGTGGAGGATCGCCCTTAAGAAGAATTACTGAGCAACAAGCTAGAGAATTGCAGAGCGAACTTCGCAAAAGAGGTGTTGATGCAACAAGTTACATTGCTATGCGTTATTGGCATCCTTTTACTGAATCTGCAGTCGAAGATATTAAGGCAGATGAAATTGATCAGGTTGTTGTGCTTCCCCTTTATCCACATTTTTCAATTAGTACAAGTGGTTCCAGTTTTAGAGAGTTGCGAAGGCTGAGAGAACTTGACAAGGATTTTAAAAAATTATCGATTAAATGTATTAGAAGTTGGTTCGATAACCCTGGATATATTTCCTCTATGGCTGAATTAATTCAAAGAGAGATATTGCTTTGCGAATCTCCTGAAAAAGTTCATATATGTTTTACAGCTCATGGAGTCCCAAAAAGCTATGTTGAAGAAGCTGGAGATCCTTATAAGAATGAGATTGAAGATTGCTCATTATTAATTATTGATCAACTTGAAACTTCTTTAGGGTTTAGTAATTCTTATACGCTCTCTTATCAGAGCAGAGTCGGACCAGAAGAATGGCTTCAGCCATATACAGAAAATGTTTTAGAGGATTTAGGTAATAGAAATACAAAAGAAATTGTTGTAGTACCAATTAGTTTTGTTAGTGAACATATAGAAACATTACAGGAAATTGATATTGAATACAAAGAGATAGCTCTTGATCAAGGAATAACTAATTTTAGACGTGTAAAAGCTTTGGATACCTATCCTTTATTTATAAATGGGTTGGCAGATTTGGTTATTTCTTGTTTAAAGGAGAAAAATATGAGTCTTGATGAAGCGGCTAAACTACCTGATAAAGTTAAGCTTTATCCACAAGAAAAATGGCAATGGGGCTGGAATAATAGTGCAGAAGTCTGGAATGGAAGAGTTGCAATGTTTGTTTTTATTGTGTGTTTTCTTGAATTAATCATTGGCAATGGACCCTTGCATTATTTAGGCCTGATTTGA